A portion of the Pseudomonas koreensis genome contains these proteins:
- a CDS encoding GntR family transcriptional regulator, protein MKRQPLDDSFKVNRNPVTLREIVLDKLRSAIMNFQLMPGDRLVERDLCDRLGVSRTSVREALRHLESEGLVEFADAKGPRVAIITLADAVDIYELRCVLEGLIVQLFTLRAKAKDIKALEKALDDNRKALKDGELQQVIDSVQGFYDVLLEGSGNHVAATQLRQLQARISYLRATSVSQENRRGASNHEMEKMVEAIKSGDPLAAHQACVDHVRAAAAVALDYLKRKQEETGVAVKGTPAITLPIALKEPRIGQ, encoded by the coding sequence ATGAAACGCCAGCCACTCGACGACAGCTTCAAGGTCAATCGCAACCCCGTTACCCTGCGCGAAATCGTGCTGGACAAACTGCGGAGCGCGATCATGAATTTCCAGCTCATGCCAGGTGATCGCCTGGTCGAACGCGACCTCTGTGATCGCCTCGGTGTCAGCCGCACTTCGGTGCGCGAAGCCCTGCGTCACCTTGAATCCGAAGGCCTGGTGGAATTCGCCGACGCCAAAGGCCCGCGCGTGGCCATCATCACCCTCGCCGATGCCGTCGATATCTACGAATTGCGTTGCGTGCTCGAAGGTCTGATCGTGCAGTTGTTCACCCTGCGTGCCAAAGCCAAGGACATCAAGGCGCTGGAAAAAGCCCTCGATGACAACCGCAAGGCATTGAAGGACGGCGAGTTGCAACAGGTGATCGACTCGGTGCAGGGCTTCTACGACGTGCTGCTGGAAGGCTCGGGCAACCATGTCGCTGCCACCCAGTTGCGCCAGTTGCAGGCGCGCATCAGCTACCTGCGCGCGACCTCGGTGTCCCAGGAAAACCGCCGCGGCGCGAGTAATCACGAGATGGAAAAAATGGTCGAGGCGATCAAGAGCGGCGACCCGCTGGCGGCGCATCAGGCCTGTGTCGATCACGTCCGCGCGGCGGCTGCCGTGGCCCTCGATTACCTCAAGCGCAAACAGGAAGAAACCGGCGTCGCCGTCAAGGGCACCCCGGCGATCACCCTGCCGATCGCGCTGAAAGAACCGCGCATAGGTCAATGA
- a CDS encoding DUF1330 domain-containing protein, with translation MKAYWIAHVDIADAEHYSQYTQRTPQAIAAFGGKFVARGGRSEALEGRQTPQRTVIIEFESYETAVACYRSAAYQEAKSYREEWARAEIIIVEGIAPI, from the coding sequence ATGAAGGCGTACTGGATTGCACACGTGGATATAGCCGATGCCGAGCACTACAGCCAATACACCCAGCGCACCCCGCAGGCGATAGCCGCATTCGGCGGCAAGTTTGTCGCCAGAGGCGGGCGCAGCGAAGCGCTGGAAGGGCGGCAGACGCCGCAGCGCACCGTGATTATCGAGTTCGAGAGCTATGAAACAGCCGTGGCGTGCTACCGCTCGGCGGCGTATCAGGAGGCGAAAAGTTACCGCGAGGAATGGGCGAGGGCGGAGATCATCATCGTTGAAGGCATTGCCCCGATCTGA
- a CDS encoding ParD-like family protein produces MGIVKISEDMHENLRISSNALSRSINAQAEHWMRIGMLAELHPNLDHSAICRLLIRAEQNGGLDLHQLTQEAVSA; encoded by the coding sequence ATGGGCATCGTAAAGATTTCAGAGGACATGCACGAGAATCTGCGCATCTCCAGCAATGCACTGAGTCGCTCGATCAACGCGCAGGCCGAGCACTGGATGCGCATCGGCATGCTCGCCGAGCTGCACCCCAACCTCGACCACAGCGCCATTTGCCGCCTGCTGATCCGCGCCGAACAGAACGGCGGACTGGATCTGCATCAACTGACCCAGGAAGCCGTCAGCGCATGA
- a CDS encoding ABC transporter ATP-binding protein: MSAVIKDASQQNDKPLVSLRNLNKHYGDFAAVDNISLDIKDGEFLTFLGSSGSGKSTTLSMLAGFETPSSGEILVNGQSLVNVPPHKRDIGMVFQRYSLFPHLSVRDNIAFPLAIRKLAAAEREKRVDAMLKLVQLEQFAHRRPSQLSGGQQQRVAIARALVYEPRILLMDEPLGALDKKLREDLQDELRQLHRRLGITIVYVTHDQEEAMRLSQRIAIFSHGKIVGLGSGYDLYQNPPNAFVASFLGNSNFLKLKAQGNAAASFEGQSLSIRLTAGLHTDQDVLLMVRPEKALALSTQQALDEPLAAGWNEVSANVVEVLFLGESQTCSVVTAGGTSMTVKALSAAGMPLKAGDPVRVRWATADACVYTEWAESDLNKAAGAH, translated from the coding sequence ATGAGTGCCGTGATCAAAGACGCATCCCAGCAGAACGACAAACCCCTGGTCAGCCTGCGCAACCTGAACAAGCACTACGGCGATTTTGCGGCCGTCGACAATATCTCGCTGGACATCAAGGACGGTGAATTCCTCACCTTCCTCGGCTCCAGCGGCTCGGGCAAGAGTACGACGCTGTCGATGCTCGCCGGCTTTGAAACACCGAGCAGCGGCGAGATCCTCGTCAATGGCCAGTCGCTGGTCAACGTGCCCCCGCACAAGCGCGACATCGGCATGGTCTTCCAGCGCTATTCGCTGTTCCCGCATCTGTCGGTGCGCGACAACATCGCCTTCCCGTTGGCGATTCGCAAACTCGCTGCGGCCGAGCGCGAAAAACGCGTCGATGCAATGTTGAAACTGGTGCAGCTCGAACAGTTCGCCCATCGCCGCCCTTCGCAACTGTCTGGTGGTCAGCAGCAACGTGTCGCCATCGCCCGGGCGCTGGTGTACGAGCCGCGCATCCTGCTGATGGATGAACCGCTGGGCGCGCTGGACAAGAAGCTGCGCGAGGACTTGCAGGATGAATTGCGCCAATTGCACCGGCGCCTGGGCATCACCATCGTTTACGTGACCCACGACCAGGAAGAAGCCATGCGTCTGTCGCAGCGCATCGCGATTTTCAGCCACGGCAAGATCGTCGGTCTGGGCAGTGGTTATGACCTCTATCAGAACCCGCCGAATGCGTTTGTCGCGTCGTTTCTGGGCAATTCGAACTTCCTCAAGCTCAAGGCCCAAGGTAATGCGGCAGCGAGTTTCGAGGGGCAATCATTGTCGATTCGGCTGACGGCGGGCTTGCACACTGATCAGGATGTGCTGCTGATGGTGCGGCCGGAAAAGGCCTTGGCGCTGAGCACGCAGCAAGCGCTGGATGAGCCGCTGGCGGCGGGTTGGAATGAGGTTTCGGCGAACGTTGTGGAGGTGCTGTTTCTCGGTGAGAGCCAGACGTGCAGCGTGGTGACGGCGGGCGGGACGTCGATGACGGTGAAAGCCCTGTCGGCAGCGGGCATGCCGCTCAAGGCTGGCGACCCGGTGCGGGTTCGCTGGGCGACGGCGGATGCCTGTGTTTATACCGAGTGGGCTGAGAGCGATTTGAACAAGGCCGCAGGGGCCCACTGA
- a CDS encoding ABC transporter permease has translation MLLTPNAMSRRMRFGLYATTGLIGLFLLLPIVFIVLLSFGSSQWLVFPPPGWTLKWYGQFFSNPDWMNAAAASLKVAVLTTICAVALGLPTAFALVRGRFPGREMLYGLFTLPMIVPLVIIAVAVYALFLKLGYTGTMFAFVVSHVIVALPFTIISIINSLKLFDQSIEDAAVICGASRLQAVFKVTFPAIRPGMVAGALFAFLVSWDEVVLSVMMASPTLQTLPVKMWTTLRQDLTPVIAVASTLLIGLSVLVMVIAAALRRRNEISA, from the coding sequence ATGCTCCTGACTCCCAATGCGATGAGCCGCCGGATGCGCTTCGGCCTCTACGCCACCACCGGGCTGATCGGTCTGTTCCTGCTTTTGCCGATCGTGTTCATCGTGCTGCTGTCGTTCGGTTCCTCGCAGTGGCTGGTGTTCCCGCCGCCGGGCTGGACACTGAAATGGTACGGCCAGTTCTTCTCCAACCCCGACTGGATGAACGCCGCTGCCGCCAGCCTCAAGGTTGCCGTGCTGACCACCATTTGTGCCGTGGCCCTGGGTTTGCCGACGGCGTTTGCGCTGGTGCGCGGACGCTTCCCCGGCCGCGAGATGCTCTACGGCCTGTTCACCCTGCCGATGATCGTGCCACTGGTGATCATTGCTGTGGCGGTGTACGCGCTGTTTCTCAAGCTCGGCTACACCGGGACCATGTTCGCTTTCGTCGTCAGCCATGTGATCGTTGCGCTGCCGTTCACCATCATCTCGATCATCAACTCGCTGAAGCTGTTCGATCAGTCGATTGAAGACGCCGCGGTGATCTGCGGTGCCTCGCGCTTGCAAGCGGTGTTCAAGGTGACGTTTCCGGCGATCCGTCCGGGCATGGTCGCCGGCGCCCTCTTCGCCTTTCTGGTTTCGTGGGACGAAGTGGTGCTCAGCGTGATGATGGCCAGCCCGACCCTGCAAACCCTTCCCGTGAAAATGTGGACCACCCTGCGCCAGGACCTGACCCCGGTGATTGCCGTCGCTTCGACGCTGCTGATCGGCCTGTCGGTATTGGTCATGGTGATCGCCGCCGCCCTGCGCCGGCGCAACGAAATCAGCGCCTGA
- a CDS encoding flavin reductase family protein yields MIEPGIYKDVMSSFPSGVTVVTTLDPEGGIVGITASAFSALSIDPALVLFCPNYASDTYPVLRDSKKFAIHLLSAEQTAEAYAFAGKGKEKAKGIEWHLSELGNPILAKATAIIECELWREYDGGDHAIIVGAVKNLILPEQPVTPMIYHKGKLGALPTLT; encoded by the coding sequence ATGATCGAACCCGGCATTTACAAAGACGTCATGAGCTCGTTTCCGTCCGGCGTCACGGTGGTCACCACCCTTGACCCGGAGGGCGGCATCGTCGGCATTACTGCCAGCGCGTTCAGCGCGCTGTCGATCGACCCGGCGCTGGTGCTGTTCTGCCCCAACTATGCGTCCGACACCTACCCGGTGCTGCGCGACAGCAAGAAATTCGCCATCCACTTGCTCTCCGCCGAGCAGACCGCCGAAGCCTACGCGTTCGCCGGCAAGGGCAAGGAAAAGGCCAAGGGCATCGAGTGGCACCTGAGCGAACTGGGCAACCCGATCCTGGCCAAGGCCACGGCGATCATCGAGTGCGAGTTGTGGCGGGAATACGACGGTGGTGATCACGCAATCATCGTCGGCGCGGTGAAGAACCTGATCCTGCCCGAGCAACCGGTGACACCGATGATTTACCACAAGGGCAAGTTGGGTGCGTTGCCCACCCTGACCTGA
- a CDS encoding ABC transporter substrate-binding protein, with protein sequence MVLNKAATAIFFAGLLSVTGQAAMAAESVNFVSWGGSTQDAQKQAWADPFSKASGITVVQDGPTDYGKLKAMVESGNVQWDVVDVEADFALRAAAEGLLEPLDFKVIQRDRIDPRFVSDHGVGSFFFSFVLGYNEGKLGANKPQDWSALFDTKTYPGKRALYKWPSPGVLELALLADGVAADKLYPLDLDRAFKKLDTIKKDIVWWGGGAQSQQLLASGEASMGQFWNGRVHALQEDGAPVGVSWKQNLVMADILVIPKGSKNKDAAMKFLANASSAKGQADFSNLTAYAPVNLDSVERLDSTLAPNLPTAYAKDQITLDFAYWAKNGPAIATRWNEWLVK encoded by the coding sequence ATGGTGTTGAACAAAGCTGCAACCGCGATCTTTTTCGCGGGACTGCTCAGCGTTACCGGCCAGGCTGCAATGGCTGCCGAAAGCGTGAATTTTGTCAGTTGGGGCGGTAGCACCCAGGATGCGCAGAAACAGGCCTGGGCCGATCCGTTCAGCAAGGCCAGCGGCATCACCGTCGTTCAGGACGGGCCGACCGACTACGGCAAACTCAAGGCCATGGTCGAAAGCGGCAACGTGCAGTGGGACGTGGTCGATGTCGAAGCCGATTTCGCCCTGCGCGCCGCTGCCGAAGGCCTGCTCGAACCCCTCGATTTCAAAGTCATCCAGCGCGACAGGATCGACCCGCGCTTCGTCAGCGATCACGGCGTCGGTTCGTTCTTCTTCTCCTTTGTCCTCGGCTACAACGAAGGCAAGCTCGGCGCCAACAAGCCGCAGGACTGGAGCGCGCTGTTCGACACCAAGACCTACCCCGGCAAACGCGCCCTGTACAAATGGCCAAGCCCCGGCGTGCTCGAACTGGCGCTACTGGCCGACGGCGTTGCGGCTGACAAGCTCTACCCGCTGGACCTGGATCGCGCCTTCAAGAAACTCGACACCATCAAGAAAGACATCGTCTGGTGGGGCGGTGGCGCGCAGTCGCAGCAGCTGCTGGCGTCCGGCGAAGCAAGCATGGGCCAGTTCTGGAACGGTCGCGTCCACGCTTTGCAGGAAGACGGCGCACCGGTCGGTGTGAGCTGGAAGCAGAACCTGGTCATGGCCGACATTCTGGTCATCCCCAAAGGCTCGAAGAACAAGGACGCGGCGATGAAGTTCCTCGCCAACGCCAGCAGCGCCAAGGGCCAGGCCGATTTCTCCAACCTGACCGCCTACGCCCCGGTCAACCTCGACAGTGTGGAGCGTCTGGATTCGACGCTGGCGCCCAACCTGCCGACGGCTTACGCCAAGGATCAGATCACCCTTGATTTCGCTTACTGGGCCAAGAACGGTCCGGCTATCGCGACACGGTGGAACGAATGGCTGGTCAAATGA
- a CDS encoding aldehyde dehydrogenase — MTLARFQMCIGGDWVDALSGKTFESLNPASAQAWAELPDADEADVERAVQAAQTAFDSPAWRGLTATARGKLLRRLGDLIAENKEHLAQLESRDNGKLIRETRGQVSYLPEFFHYTAGLADKLEGGTLPLDKPDLFAYTVHEAMGVVAAIIPWNSPLYLTAIKLAPALAAGNTIVIKPSEHASATILELARLALEAGIPPGVVNVVTGYGPSTGAALTRHPLIRKIAFTGGAATARHVVRSSAENFAKLSLELGGKSPNIIFADADLESAINGAIAGIYAASGQSCVSGSRLLVQDEIYDEFVNRLVERAQRIRIGNPQEDHSEMGPMATAQQLAVVEGLVADAVAEGARLRTGGKRPADLGEGWFYEPTLFECDRNSMKIMQEEVFGPVASVIRFKDEAEALAIANDSQFGLAAGIWTRDLGRAHRLARDVRSGIIWVNTYRAVSAMAPIGGFKNSGYGRESGIDSVLAYTELKTVWINLSQAPMPDPFVMR; from the coding sequence ATGACACTCGCACGCTTCCAGATGTGCATCGGCGGAGACTGGGTCGACGCCCTCTCCGGCAAGACCTTCGAAAGCCTCAACCCGGCCTCCGCGCAGGCCTGGGCGGAACTGCCCGACGCCGATGAAGCGGATGTCGAACGCGCCGTGCAAGCGGCGCAGACCGCCTTCGACAGCCCGGCGTGGCGCGGCCTCACCGCCACTGCGCGGGGCAAGTTGCTGCGTCGCCTCGGTGACCTGATCGCGGAAAACAAGGAACATCTGGCGCAGCTGGAAAGCCGCGACAACGGCAAGCTGATCCGCGAAACCCGTGGCCAGGTCAGCTACCTGCCGGAGTTTTTCCACTACACCGCAGGCCTGGCCGACAAGCTCGAGGGCGGCACCCTGCCGCTGGACAAGCCTGACCTGTTTGCCTACACCGTGCACGAAGCCATGGGTGTGGTCGCCGCGATCATTCCATGGAACAGCCCGCTGTACCTGACCGCGATCAAACTGGCCCCGGCCCTCGCCGCCGGCAACACCATCGTGATCAAGCCGTCCGAGCATGCTTCGGCGACCATTCTCGAGCTGGCGCGTCTTGCCCTCGAAGCCGGGATTCCGCCGGGCGTGGTCAACGTCGTCACCGGTTACGGCCCGAGCACCGGCGCCGCCCTCACCCGCCATCCGCTGATCCGCAAGATTGCCTTCACTGGCGGCGCGGCCACGGCACGGCATGTGGTGCGCAGCAGCGCCGAGAACTTCGCCAAGCTGTCGCTGGAACTGGGCGGCAAGTCGCCGAATATCATTTTTGCCGACGCCGATCTGGAGAGTGCGATCAACGGCGCGATTGCCGGGATCTACGCGGCATCCGGGCAGAGTTGCGTGTCCGGTTCGCGCTTGCTGGTGCAGGACGAAATCTACGACGAGTTCGTCAATCGTCTGGTCGAGCGCGCCCAGCGCATTCGCATCGGCAACCCCCAGGAAGACCATAGCGAGATGGGCCCGATGGCCACCGCGCAGCAACTGGCGGTGGTCGAAGGTCTGGTCGCCGATGCCGTCGCCGAAGGCGCGCGTTTGCGCACTGGTGGCAAGCGCCCGGCGGATCTCGGCGAAGGCTGGTTCTACGAGCCGACGCTGTTCGAATGCGACCGTAATTCGATGAAGATCATGCAGGAAGAAGTGTTCGGCCCGGTGGCGTCGGTGATTCGTTTCAAAGACGAAGCCGAAGCACTGGCGATCGCCAACGACTCGCAGTTCGGCCTCGCAGCCGGCATCTGGACCCGTGACCTGGGCCGCGCCCACCGACTGGCGCGCGACGTGCGCTCAGGGATCATCTGGGTCAACACCTACCGCGCAGTGTCGGCGATGGCGCCGATCGGCGGCTTCAAGAACAGTGGCTATGGACGCGAAAGCGGCATCGACTCGGTGCTGGCCTACACCGAACTGAAAACGGTGTGGATCAACCTCTCCCAGGCGCCAATGCCTGATCCGTTTGTGATGCGCTAG
- a CDS encoding ABC transporter permease, protein MKIAATAPRPSTATGSAAGASGSAFKQRWRGAGNLVPALLFLGLFFLAPLIGLLLRGVLEPVPGLGNYEQLFANSAYARVLLNTFSVAGLVTLFSLLLGFPLAWAITLVPRGWGRWILNIVLLSMWTSLLARTYSWLVLLQASGVINKALMAMGIIDQPLEMVHNLTGVVIGMSYIMIPFIVLPLQATMQAIDPMILQAGSICGASPWTNFFRVFLPLCRPGLASGGLMVFVMSLGYYVTPALLGGAQNMMLPEFIIQQVQSFLNWGLASAGAALLIAITLVLFYFYLKLQPESPVGASNAR, encoded by the coding sequence ATGAAAATCGCGGCCACTGCGCCCCGTCCCTCCACTGCCACCGGGAGCGCTGCTGGCGCTTCCGGCTCGGCCTTCAAGCAACGCTGGCGCGGCGCCGGCAACCTCGTCCCGGCGCTGTTGTTCCTCGGCCTGTTCTTCTTGGCGCCGCTGATCGGTTTGCTGCTGCGCGGCGTGCTGGAACCGGTGCCGGGGCTTGGCAACTACGAACAACTGTTCGCCAACTCGGCCTATGCGCGGGTGCTGCTCAACACCTTTTCGGTGGCCGGACTGGTGACGCTGTTCAGCCTGCTCTTGGGTTTTCCGCTGGCCTGGGCGATCACCCTGGTGCCGCGCGGCTGGGGGCGCTGGATCCTCAACATCGTGCTGCTGTCGATGTGGACCAGCCTGCTCGCCCGTACCTATTCGTGGCTGGTGCTGTTGCAAGCCTCGGGGGTGATCAACAAGGCGCTGATGGCCATGGGCATCATCGATCAACCGCTGGAAATGGTGCATAACCTGACCGGCGTGGTGATCGGCATGAGCTACATCATGATCCCGTTCATCGTGCTGCCGCTGCAGGCGACCATGCAGGCCATCGACCCGATGATCCTGCAGGCCGGCTCTATCTGCGGCGCCAGTCCGTGGACCAACTTCTTCCGGGTGTTCCTGCCGCTGTGCCGGCCGGGTCTGGCGTCCGGCGGTTTGATGGTGTTCGTGATGTCGCTCGGTTACTACGTCACCCCGGCGCTGCTAGGCGGGGCGCAGAACATGATGCTGCCGGAGTTCATCATTCAGCAGGTGCAGTCTTTCCTCAACTGGGGCCTGGCCAGTGCCGGCGCTGCGTTGCTGATCGCAATCACCCTGGTGCTGTTCTACTTCTACCTGAAGCTTCAGCCGGAATCTCCGGTTGGCGCCAGTAACGCGAGGTAA
- the ribBA gene encoding bifunctional 3,4-dihydroxy-2-butanone-4-phosphate synthase/GTP cyclohydrolase II, which produces MAFNSIEEIIEDYRLGKMVLLVDDEDRENEGDLLLAADRCTPEAISFMAREARGLICLTLTDEHCQRLDLEQMVPANGSVFSTAFTVSIEAAVGVTTGISAADRACTVAAAVAPNARAEDLVQPGHIFPLRAKEGGVLTRAGHTEAGCDLARLAGFTPASVIVEVMNDDGTMARRPDLEQFARKHGIRIGTIADLIHYRLSTEHTIERIGERELPTVHGTFRLITFEDRIEGGVHMAMVMGDLRREEPTLVRVHVIDPLRDLVGAEYSGPTNWTLWAALQRVAAEGHGVVVVLANHESSQALLERVPQLTQPPRQFSRSQSRIYSEVGTGAQILQNLGVGKLRHLGPPLKYAGLTGYDLEVVESIPYTE; this is translated from the coding sequence ATGGCCTTCAACAGCATCGAAGAAATCATCGAAGATTATCGCCTTGGCAAAATGGTCCTGCTGGTCGATGACGAAGACCGCGAAAATGAAGGCGACCTGCTGCTGGCTGCCGATCGCTGCACGCCGGAGGCGATCAGCTTCATGGCCCGCGAAGCGCGCGGGCTGATCTGCCTGACCCTCACCGACGAACATTGCCAGCGTTTGGACCTGGAGCAAATGGTACCCGCCAACGGCAGCGTGTTCAGCACTGCGTTTACCGTGTCGATCGAAGCGGCGGTTGGCGTGACCACCGGCATCTCTGCGGCGGATCGTGCCTGCACCGTTGCCGCCGCCGTCGCGCCGAATGCCCGCGCCGAAGATCTGGTGCAGCCCGGTCACATCTTCCCGTTGCGCGCCAAGGAAGGTGGCGTGCTGACCCGCGCCGGGCACACCGAGGCCGGCTGCGATCTGGCGCGGCTGGCCGGTTTCACCCCGGCCTCGGTGATCGTCGAAGTGATGAACGACGACGGCACCATGGCGCGCCGCCCGGATCTGGAGCAGTTCGCACGCAAACACGGGATCAGGATCGGCACCATCGCCGACCTGATCCACTACCGCCTGAGCACCGAGCACACCATCGAACGCATCGGCGAACGTGAACTGCCGACGGTGCATGGCACGTTCCGTTTGATCACCTTCGAAGACCGCATCGAAGGCGGCGTGCACATGGCGATGGTCATGGGCGATCTGCGCCGTGAAGAGCCAACGCTGGTGCGCGTGCACGTGATCGATCCGCTGCGCGATCTGGTCGGAGCCGAGTACAGCGGACCGACGAACTGGACGCTGTGGGCGGCGCTGCAACGGGTCGCGGCGGAAGGTCATGGGGTTGTGGTGGTGCTGGCCAACCATGAATCGTCGCAGGCGCTGCTGGAGCGCGTACCGCAACTGACACAGCCGCCGAGGCAGTTCAGCCGTTCGCAGTCGCGGATCTATTCCGAAGTCGGGACCGGGGCGCAGATTCTGCAGAATCTGGGGGTTGGCAAGCTGCGGCACCTTGGCCCACCGCTGAAGTATGCAGGGTTGACCGGGTATGATCTTGAGGTGGTTGAGAGCATTCCGTACACCGAATAA
- a CDS encoding carboxymuconolactone decarboxylase family protein, translated as MSNEKYEKGLQIRTQVLGEAYVQRSIDNADDFTRPLQEMVTEYCWGHVWGREGLSLKERSMINLAMISALNRPHELKLHVRGALRNGLSREQIREILLQVGIYCGVPAAVDSFRLAREAFAEADAEASS; from the coding sequence ATGAGTAACGAAAAGTACGAAAAAGGCCTGCAGATCCGCACGCAGGTGCTCGGCGAAGCCTATGTCCAGCGTTCGATAGACAACGCCGACGACTTCACCCGTCCGCTGCAGGAAATGGTCACCGAATACTGCTGGGGCCATGTCTGGGGGCGTGAGGGTCTGTCGCTCAAGGAGCGCAGCATGATCAACCTGGCGATGATCTCGGCGCTCAACCGCCCGCACGAACTCAAGCTGCATGTGCGTGGCGCCTTGCGTAACGGCCTGAGTCGTGAGCAAATACGCGAAATTCTGCTTCAGGTCGGCATTTATTGCGGCGTTCCGGCGGCCGTGGACAGTTTCCGGCTGGCCCGTGAAGCCTTTGCCGAAGCCGACGCCGAGGCCTCCAGTTAA
- the map gene encoding type I methionyl aminopeptidase gives MRNQIRINTPADIEKSRTAGKLAAEVLAMLVPHVKAGVTTDELDRLCNDYIVNVQKAVPANVGYHGFPKTVCASVNDVVCHGIPSGTPLKDGDIVNLDIAVIKDGWFGDTSRMYVVGEATAEAQHLIKTTYEAMCAGIRAVKPGATLGDIGHAIQRLAEAEGFSVVREYCGHGIGKVYHDEPQILHYGFPGQGLKLKAGMIFTVEPMLNAGKRHVKNMPDGWTVLTKDGSLSAQWEHMVAVTETGFEVLTAWPDEIDGYGAIV, from the coding sequence ATGAGAAACCAGATCAGGATCAACACCCCGGCCGACATCGAAAAATCCCGCACCGCCGGCAAACTGGCTGCCGAAGTGCTGGCAATGCTGGTGCCGCATGTGAAGGCCGGCGTGACCACCGATGAGCTCGACCGGTTGTGCAACGACTACATCGTCAACGTGCAGAAAGCCGTGCCGGCCAACGTCGGTTATCACGGCTTCCCGAAAACCGTCTGTGCATCGGTCAACGATGTGGTGTGTCACGGGATTCCGTCGGGCACGCCGTTGAAGGACGGCGATATCGTCAACCTCGACATCGCCGTGATCAAGGACGGCTGGTTCGGTGATACCAGCCGCATGTACGTGGTGGGTGAGGCGACCGCCGAAGCGCAGCACCTGATCAAGACCACCTACGAGGCCATGTGCGCAGGCATTCGCGCAGTCAAACCGGGCGCGACGCTGGGCGATATCGGCCATGCGATCCAGCGCCTGGCGGAGGCGGAGGGCTTCAGCGTGGTCCGCGAGTATTGCGGTCACGGCATCGGCAAGGTCTATCACGATGAGCCGCAGATCCTGCATTACGGCTTTCCCGGTCAGGGTCTGAAACTCAAGGCCGGGATGATCTTCACCGTGGAACCGATGCTCAATGCCGGCAAGCGCCATGTGAAGAACATGCCGGACGGCTGGACCGTGCTGACCAAGGACGGCTCGTTATCGGCGCAGTGGGAACATATGGTCGCGGTGACGGAGACCGGATTCGAAGTGCTGACGGCGTGGCCGGATGAGATTGACGGCTACGGCGCTATTGTCTGA
- a CDS encoding NUDIX hydrolase, with protein sequence MFSPSFCPKCGGPDLGQQTPPGDTHERLMCRGCGYIHYVNPKIIAGCIIEQDGKYLLCQRAIPPRPGTWTLPAGFMESFETTEQAALREVWEESGVRAEIVSPYSIFSVPKISEVYIIFRAIALEITGQYGPETMDYKFFAPEEIPWEQIYYPAIRQILERYIEERQAGVYGIYMGNDDSGKIHFMR encoded by the coding sequence ATGTTCAGCCCGAGCTTTTGCCCGAAATGCGGTGGCCCTGACCTCGGTCAGCAGACGCCGCCGGGCGATACGCACGAGCGCCTGATGTGCCGCGGCTGCGGCTATATTCACTACGTCAATCCGAAGATCATTGCCGGCTGCATCATCGAGCAGGACGGCAAATACCTCTTGTGCCAACGGGCGATCCCTCCGCGCCCGGGCACCTGGACCTTGCCCGCCGGTTTCATGGAAAGCTTTGAGACCACCGAGCAGGCGGCGCTGCGTGAAGTCTGGGAAGAAAGCGGCGTGCGCGCGGAAATCGTCTCGCCGTATTCGATCTTCAGCGTGCCGAAGATCAGCGAGGTGTACATCATCTTCCGCGCCATCGCTTTGGAGATCACCGGACAGTACGGGCCGGAGACCATGGATTACAAGTTCTTCGCCCCCGAAGAGATTCCGTGGGAGCAGATTTATTACCCGGCGATCCGGCAGATTCTCGAGCGCTATATCGAAGAGCGCCAGGCCGGGGTTTACGGGATTTACATGGGTAATGATGACAGCGGCAAGATCCACTTCATGCGCTGA